A part of Chanodichthys erythropterus isolate Z2021 chromosome 4, ASM2448905v1, whole genome shotgun sequence genomic DNA contains:
- the chgb gene encoding secretogranin-1 yields MKLAALVCLVVFLAADGESIPVEQDSRREDQLTQCLVQILSKVLYKTDDSPVHPECKNILTPGSGHSTVVKNEKDVLQLAQEELKKPRGEPKVKEEDLIEDLLKADKREELDDERSQEEFPNFIKRRIKDRHEEMDDERSQEEFPSFMKRRIKEKREELDDERSQEEFPSFMKRRIKEKRDELDDERSQEEFPSFMKRRIKEKRDELNDERSQEDFPSFYKRGNKNKREDYDDERSQEEFPQKRHFSLIYKRDNPDEERSQEEFPLYKYKRSHLLASREKREEPDYDRSQEDFPSYTLKRSYGDGEEEDEESEEREKRIWKPSHRYHHKKKHHKRSENEGLEEPDYDRSQEDFPSYTHKRSYGDGEEEDEESEEREKRIWKPSHRYHHKKKHHKRSENEGLEEPDYDRSQEDFPSYTHKRSHGDDGHHKQNEDLLNEQSEDSQEKRSEESEEVDEDIAKRYWKPTHRYHHKKHHKRDSEEDYEETPLEKRYKDHELDENELKKGHQSSAEEKQDRESALRYLTKKKNELEERLLNKGDVFEKRSPWIYRGYYHPAWYKRSHKLGESTDQHPNRKLEELAETLRYKRGLQEQSPGDEKGVSQQKLFTPEELNELEKLASVDQQMKETTIPKTS; encoded by the exons ATGAAGTTAGCGGCTTTGGTCTGCTTGGTTGTTTTCCTCGCTGCGG ATGGAGAGTCCATACCAGTTGAGCAGGACAGCCGAAGAGAGGATCAG CTTACCCAGTGTTTAGTTCAGATCCTTTCAAAGGTGCTCTATAAGACTGATGATAGTCCAGTGCATCCAGAATGCAAAAACATCCTCACACCAG GATCAGGTCATTCCACAGTTGTGAAAAATGAGAAAGATGTTTTACAACTGGCACAAGAGGAGCTGAAAAAACCACGAGGAGAGCCTAAAGTCAAGGAGGAGGATCTCATTGAGGATCTTCTCAAAGCTGACAAACGTGAAGAGCTGGATGATGAACGGAGCCAGGAAGAGTTCCCAAATTTCATCAAAAGAAGAATCAAAGACAGGCATGAGGAAATGGACGATGAACGGAGTCAGGAAGAATTCCCTAGTTTCATGAAGAGAAGAATCAAAGAAAAACGCGAGGAACTGGATGATGAACGAAGCCAGGAAGAGTTTCCTAGTTTCATGAAGAGAAGAATCAAAGAAAAACGTGATGAACTGGATGATGAACGAAGCCAGGAAGAGTTTCCTAGTTTTATGAAGAGAAGAATCAAAGAAAAACGTGATGAACTAAATGATGAACGAAGCCAGGAAGATTTCCCAAGTTTCTATAAAAGAGGCAACAAGAATAAAAGAGAAGATTATGATGATGAGAGAAGCCAAGAGGAATTTCCTCAGAAAAGACATTTTTCCTTAATTTACAAGCGTGATAACCCCGATGAGGAGCGCAGCCAGGAGGAATTCCCTCTATACAAGTATAAAAGGAGTCATCTTCTGGCCAGCAGAGAAAAACGTGAAGAACCAGATTATGACAGAAGTCAAGAAGACTTCCCAAGTTACACCCTCAAAAGAAGCTACGGGGATGGAGAAGAAGAGGACGAAGAGAGTGAGGAGAGAGAAAAGCGGATCTGGAAGCCATCGCATAGATACCACCATAAGAAAAAGCACCACAAACGCAGTGAGAATGAGGGTCTCGAAGAGCCAGACTATGACAGAAGTCAAGAAGACTTCCCAAGCTATACCCACAAGAGAAGCTACGGGGATGGAGAAGAAGAGGACGAGGAGAGTGAGGAGAGAGAAAAGCGGATCTGGAAGCCATCGCATAGATACCACCATAAGAAAAAGCACCACAAACGCAGTGAGAATGAGGGTCTCGAAGAACCAGACTATGACAGAAGTCAAGAAGACTTCCCAAGCTACACCCACAAAAGGAGTCATGGGGATGACGGGCACCACAAACAAAATGAGGATTTGCTGAACGAGCAATCTGAGGACTCTCAGGAAAAAAGGTCTGAGGAATCTGAGGAGGTAGATGAGGATATTGCAAAACGATACTGGAAACCTACTCATAGATACCACCATAAGAAGCACCACAAACGGGACTCTGAAGAGGATTATGAGGAAACACCCCTGGAAAAGCGGTATAAGGACCATGAGCTTGATGAAAATGAGCTGAAGAAAGGACACCAGAGTTCGGCAGAGGAGAAGCAGGACAGGGAGTCTGCATTGAGGTACCTAACAAAGAAGAAGAACGAGTTAGAGGAACGTCTACTTAACAAAGGTGACGTCTTTGAGAAACGCTCCCCATGGATTTACAGAGGATACTACCATCCAGCCTGGTACAAAAGAAGCCACAAGCTGGGTGAAAGTACTGACCAGCACCCCAACCGCAAACTGGAAGAGCTCGCCGAGACCCTCCGGTACAAAAGGGGCCTGCAGGAGCAGTCACCTGGGGATGAAAAGGGTGTCTCCCAACAGAAGCTTTTCACACCAGAGGAG TTAAATGAACTTGAGAAACTGGCCTCTGTGGATCAACAGATGAAAGAGACAACCATTCCAAAGACCAGCTGA